The following coding sequences are from one Molothrus aeneus isolate 106 chromosome 23, BPBGC_Maene_1.0, whole genome shotgun sequence window:
- the GNL2 gene encoding nucleolar GTP-binding protein 2 — protein sequence MVKPRYKGRCSINPSRASTNPDRIGGEGGNNMRDRATIRRLNMYRQKERRNKRGKVIKPLQYQSTVAPGTVARVEPNIKWFGNTRVIKQSSLQKFQEEMETVMKDPYRVIMKQKKLPMSLFHDRIKPHTSRVHILDTETFETTFGPKAQRKRPTLAASDVQSLVENAEASSESYDQGKDRDLVTEDTGVRDEAQEEIFKKGQSKRIWGELYKVIDSSDVVVQVLDARDPMGTRSPHVESYLKKEKPWKHLIFVLNKCDLIPTWATKRWVAVLSQEYPTLAFHASLTNPFGKGAFIQLLRQFGKLHSDKKQISVGFIGYPNVGKSSVINTLRSKKVCSVAPIAGETKVWQYITLMRRIFLIDCPGVVYPSGDSETDIVLKGVVQVEKIKSPEDHICAVLERAKEEYIRKTYKIESWTDTEDFLEKLAARTGKLLKGGEPDLQTVSKMVLNDWQRGRIPFFVMPPMAEPVAGQPDPQPPVLEAAVTSSQDITEEKVSELVAPGVEAAGEGNSTNNEIRQLMSHVRQNFGRINVAPQFSEEDLVPVDVPGFDDTDHDSSGEEEQEEEEEEENEEHQDPGEEELQVAPGVQEGPKAALKALEDKIAKYKKFLDKAKAKRFSAIRIPKRLSDQVFAKSMEKAEEPKETGDRGTEKKRKMKEEESDDDDDQLGKQPCKKLTSKERRRAERQQRSKKVGVRYYETHNVKNKNKNKKKTGLEGQRSKHKKYNHKK from the exons GAACAAACGTGGCAAAGTCATCAAACCTCTGCAGTATCAGTCAACTGTGGCACCAGGCACTGTTGCAAGAGTGGAACCAAATATCAAATGGTTTG GAAATACTCGTGTGATCAAGCAATCGTCCCTGCAGAAATtccaggaggagatggagacTGTGATGAAGGATCCTTACAGGGTGATCATGAAGCAGAAGAAGCTGCCCATGTCCCTGTTCCATGACAGGATCAAGCCACAC ACCTCCAGAGTTCACATTCTTGACACAGAAACATTTGAAACAACATTTGGCCCCAAAGCACAAAGGAAAAGACCAACTCTGGCTGCAAGTGATGTGCAGTCTCTGGTGGAGAATGCTGAGGCCTCGTCAGAGTCTTATGACCAGGGCAAGGACCGAGACCTGGTGACAGAGGACACTGGTGTAAG GGATGAAGCACAAGAGGAAATCTTTAAAAAAGGACAGTCCAAAAGAATCTGGGGTGAGCTCTACAAG gtgaTTGACTCATCAGATGTTGTTGTTCAAGTTCTGGATGCCCGAGATCCCATGGGCACTCGCTCCCCTCATGTGGAATCCTACCTTAAAAAGGAGAAGCCTTGGAAACATCTCATTTTTGTCCTGAACAAATGTGATCTCATTCCTACCTGGGCCACT AAGCGCTGGGTTGCTGTCCTTTCCCAGGAGTATCCAACACTTGCTTTCCATGCCAGCCTCACAAACCCGTTTGGCAAAGGTGCTTTCATCCAGCTCCTCAGGCAGTTTGGAAAG TTACACTCTGACAAGAAGCAGATCAGTGTGGGATTCATTGGTTACCCCAACGTTGGCAAGAGCTCAGTGATCAATACCCTGAGGTCCAAGAAGGTCTGCAGTGTGGCCCCCATTGCAGGGGAAACAAAG GTGTGGCAGTACATCACCTTGATGCGGCGGATCTTCCTCATCGACTGCCCCGGGGTGGTTTATCCATCAGGAGACTCAGAGACAGACATTGTGCTGAAGGGAGTG GTTCAAGTTGAAAAGATTAAGAGCCCTGAAGACCAtatttgtgctgtgctggaaaGAGCCAAAGAAGAGTACATCAGGAAGACATACAAAATTGAGTCCTGGACGGATACAGAAGACTTCCTTGAGAAACTTGCTGCTAGGACTGGAAAACTGCTAAAG GGTGGTGAGCCTGACTTGCAGACTGTGAGCAAGATGGTTCTCAATGactggcagaggggcagaatcccttTCTTTGTGATGCCACCAATGGCAGAACCAGTGGCAGGTCAGCCAGATCCCCAG CCTCCTGTTTTGGAAGCAGCTGTGACATCCAGCCAAGATATCACAGAGGAGAAAGTCTCTGAGTTGGTGGCACCAGGtgtggaggcagcaggagaggggaacAGCACAAACAATGAAATCAGGCAGCTCATGTCCCACGTTCGGCAGAACTTTGGCAGGATTAACGTGGCACCTCAGTTCTCAGAAGAAGACCTGGTTCCTGTGGATGTGCCAGGTTTTGATGACACAGACCATGATTCCtctggggaggaggagcaggaggaggaggaggaagaggagaatgAGGAACATCAGGATCCAGGAGAGGAGGAATTGCAGGTGGCACCAGGTGTCCAGGAGGGCCCTAAAGCAGCTCTTAAGGCTTTGGAGGACAAGattgcaaaatacaaaaaattttTGGATAAAGCTAAGGCCAAGAGATTCTCAGCAATAAG AATCCCCAAGCGACTGAGTGACCAAGTGTTTGCAAAATCCATGGAGAAGGCTGAAGAACCCAAAGAAACTGGAGACAGAG gcacagagaagaaaagaaagatgaaagaagaggagagtgatgatgatgatgaccaGTTGGGTAAACAGCCTTGTAAGAAACTCACATCCAAAGAA AGGAGACGAGCCGAGAGGCAGCAGCGCTCCAAGAAAGTCGGAGTCCGGTATTATGAAACTCACAACgtgaaaaataagaataagaacaagaaaaaaactggCTTGGAGGGACAAAGATCAAAGCACAAAAAATACAACCATAAGAAATAG